GCGCTTCCCGGTCGAGTTCGAGCCGGACCTCGAGAAGTCCAACTGGGACGAGGTTCGTCGCGAGCTGGTCGAGGACGACTGCGTCGATGAGCTCAAGACCATCGTGGATGAGAACCTGGCCGATCTTTCCGACGTCGAGCGGACCGTGCTCAAGCGCCGGTTCAACTGGGCCCAGGAAGAGGATGCCCCGCTCACCCTCGAGCAGGTCGGCCGCATCATCGGTGTGACCAAGGAGCGTGTCCGTCAGATCCAGAACAAGGCACTGGTGAAGATCCGTGCCCGCATGGAAGACGGCGTGCTCCGTAACCGCCCCGAGCCGCAGGCGGCGACCAAGACCGAAGAGCCGGTGTTGGTCTAACCGACGGTCATCTCAATCAAGTAGGAAAAGCCCTGCGTCCTGTGACGCGGGGCTTTTCCGTTGCGGTCATCCGGCGCGGGTGGCGATGAAAAACAGCCGACGGAAGGGGAACAGCACCGATCCGTCGGCTTGCTGCGGGTAAGCGGCATGGATGCGCTGCGTGTAGGCGTTCAGGAAGTCGTCTTGTTGACCGTCACGCAAGGCTTGCAGAAACGGCCGTAGGCCGCTGCCGCGAATCCAGCGGACGATGTCGTCGGGGCCGTCGAGGACGTGGATGTACTCCGTCACCCACAACTCGACGTCGGCGTGCGGCGTGAGGATGTCGAAGTAGTCACTCGGCTCGCGAATCTCGAACGTGTCGGCGAGGTGCTGCAAGTCGTCCGCCCACGGTCCGTCGGCGATCGTTTGGTGGATCGCTTGATGGACCGCGGTGTGCGTGTGCGTCGGAATCTGGGCCGCGAGTTGCCCGCCGGGGACGAGGCATTCGACCAGCCGGGGCAGCAGGGCGTCCTGCCCGTGCACCCATTGGAGCGCGGCGTTGGAAAAGATCAGGTCGAACGGCTCCGTCGGTGCCCAGTCGTTGATGCTCTGGTGTACCCACTTGGCATCGACGTCCGACGCCCGGGCCGACTCGATCATCGCCGCGTCCACATCCACGCCTACGAGCCGCGCGTCGGCACCGAGGTGTCGTCGCAGGTGTCGCGTGGAGTTGCCCGGTCCACAGCCCAGATCCGCCCCCCGTCGCACCGGGCGGTCCGCGAGCCGGTGCAGCAGATCAAGCACGGGCAACTCACGTTCGCGCTCGAATCGCAGGTACAGGTCGGGATTCCAGTCGGGGTTCGCCATGTGCGATTCGCCAACGGTCGGCGCGCAGGGGTGATCTGGAACGGGTTACTGCCCAGTCGGAGGCCCAAAGAACGACGCCTGGTACTCGTACCAGTGGCGGGTCGTGTCGTCGGTCTGTTCGCTGACGTCCACGTTGCCTTTTCGATCGCGGGAGTGTTCAAACGATGTCGACCGCTCGATCGTGCTGGTGACGTACTCGTAGGTGTAGAAAACCGCATCGGCACCGAGCTGACGGGCGGCGTCGGCGGCGGTCTTGTCCCGCAGCGGACGCGCCGCCACCGCGGTGGACGTCCCGAGCAGGCTGCGATCACCACGCGCACGATCCATCGCGTCGACGAACTTCGCCATCGCGACCGGGTTACGAACATCCGCCCCGACGACCAACACCGGTGCGTCTTCCGCGAGGGCAGGCATCGACTGCCCGGTGTAGCCAGTGACGAGGGGGTTGGCGCAACCGCCCGAAAAGATCAACGCCAACAAAGCCAAGACGAATGAAACTCGCATCGCCGAATGCTACCAAACGAATCAACCGTCCGACATCCGCGGCTCACCACGGCTTCTGCGTAAACCCATCGCCTTCGCCGAGGAACTCGATGCGGTTGCCGAACGGATCGTCGGTGTGAAAGCGGCGGCGTTCGGGCGTGAGCGTGTCCCAGTCGACGCGGTGCCCGGCGTCGGCGAGCGTGTCGGCCATCGCGTCGAGGTCGGGCACGATCAGGGCGGGGTGGGCTTTGCGTTGCGGGGTGAAGTCGTCTTCGACGCCGACGTGGATGTGCACAGGGCCGGAGACGAACCAGCAACCGCCGCGGTCGGCCATGAGCTTGGGCTTGGGTACTTCCTCCATGCCGAGCACACCGGCGAAGAACGCACGGGCCTTGTCTTCCTCGCCCTGCGGCATCGTCAGCTGCACGTGGTCAATCGCGATCATGGTCTGGCTCGGGGGTGGGCTCATGGCGAGAACTCCTCGGCGAGCATCGCAAACATCACATGATCCTGCCAGTGGCCGGCGATCTGGAGGTACTTTTTTGCCAGCCCTTCGCGGCGGAAGCCCAGTCGTTCGGCGAGGCGCATGCTCGGTTTGTTCGAGGGGATGACGTTGGCCTGGATGCGGTGCAATCCACTCGCAAAGCCATGGCGGAGCAGGGCGGTCGTCGCCTCGACGGCGATGCCCCGGCCGATCGCGTCGGCGGCGACGTTCCAGCTCGCATATCCGCTACGCAGCGGGCCCATGACAATGTTGGCGATGTGGAAAAACCCGACAAGCCCACCATTCTCGAACGCGGCGTAGCGCAGCCCGTTGCGGTCGCGCTTCGTAGCGGCGAGGCGGTTCAGCCAATCGTCAAAGAGCCGGTCGGGTCGCATGGAAAGATGCTCGGCCGGAAACCACGGCCGGAAGTGTTCGCGGCCATCGGTCCAGACCCGTACGAACTCCGCCCGGTCCGACACGCCCAGCGGCCGGAGTGTCAGCCGGTCGGTCGTGAGCGTCGGATGCTTCACGGATCGACCACCCGGCTTCGGACGTGCCGCGCGACGGGCGCGTCCTTGCCGCGCTTGCCGCTCGCGAGTGGTGGCGGTTGCATCATCGCCGCCATGCTCGTGAACCAGCTCGCGCCGAACACCGCGCCCGTGAGGTAGCGGCCGTCGGTGTGCGGGCGGACATGACGCACTTCGCAGAGCATCTCCAGATCACGCTTGCCGTCACGCGGCACCTTGATGTCGAAGCTCGAACCTTTTGTCAGCTCCATGTCCAACAGCACCGCGATGCCCTCGCGGCTCAGGTCCCAGACCTCGGCGACTAGCGAACGCTTCGCCCCCGAGTTGTCGAAGGGCAAGACAAGAACTGATTCCGATGTCCGTACTCGCGGGCTGCGGCGTTGGCCGTCGTCGGGGTCCTTGCCGTAAATCGCCTCGACAAGTTCGTCGAGGCGTCGCTCCGAAAGTTCGACGCCTTTGGACACGGTCGGATGATACGCGGGCCGGTCGGGCCGTCGCAGGCAAGGCAGGTCAACGGACGCGAGCCAGGATAAAGCCGTCGAGGCCTTTGGCACCGGCGGTTTGCAAGGCGGTGGCGTCGAGCTGCGGGTTGGCCGCGATTGCATCGAAGAGTTGTTGCATCCCGATCACGTCGGGCGTGTCGCCGTCGATGATCCGGCCTTGGCGAAAGGCGTTGTCGACCACGATCACGCTGCCGCTGCGGGACAAACGCAGGGCGTGTTCGAGGTACACGACGCAGTTCTCTTTGTCGGCGTCGATGAACGTGAGGTCGATCGGCCCATCGGTGACCGGATCGAGCTTGGCGAGTGTGTCGATGGCTTGGCCGATATGAACTTCGACTTGATCCAAGACGCCAGCGTCTTGGAGGTTGTCGCATGCGACTTCGGCGTGGGTCGGGTCGATCTCGAGAGTGATCAACTTGCCGTCGGGTGGCAGGGCGCGGGCGAGGCAGATGGTCGAGAAGCCGGCCAAGGTACCGACTTCGAGGATTCGCTTAGCACCGACAATCTTGGCCAGAACGGTCAGGCCGTGCCCCTGCAGCGACGAGACGGCGATGTCCGGCAAACCGGCGTCGGCGGCACGCTGTGCCGCTCGATCCAGTACTTTGTCGCCCAGCCCGAGCCGGTCGACTGCCCAGGCGTCGAGTGTCCGTTGCTCGTCGTCGCTCATGGCACCCTCCGTTGAGTGACGTTGTCAGACTTCCATCACCTCGTCGGTCTTGTGCTTGACGTTCTCGGTGACCTTAGCCTCGCGCTCGTCGATGAGCTTTTGCACTTCTTCCTTCCCGTGCTTGGCGTCGTCCTCGGTCAGGAGGCTTTCCTTTTCCTCGGCGTCGATGTGCTTGTTGGCGTCGCGGCGGGTGTTGCGCAGGCTGACCTTGGTGCGCTCGCCGAGGTCCTTGACCTGGGCGGCCATTTGCTTGCGGCGCTCGGTGCTCATCGGGGGCAGGTTCAGGCGGACCTGCTTGTCCTCGATCATCGGGTTGAGGCCGAGGTTCGATTCGTCGATGGCTTTCTTGATCGCCGCGGCGTCCTGCGGGCTGAACGGGCGGATCAGGATCTGCGTCGGTTCGGGAATGGTGATCGCCGCGATGGATTTCAGGTCTGTCGGGCTGCCGTAGTAGTCGACGCGCACGTTTTCGACCAGCGCGGGCGAAGCGCGGCCGGTGCGAATGCCGCGCAGTTCCTGGTGGAGGTGGTCCACCGCTTTGTCCATCGCTTCTTCAGCTTCCAGCAGGATGTCGTCGAGGGGCATGTTGGGAAAGTCCTTAGTTGGTAGAGCCTAGAGCTTAGTTACTTGCTTGGTTGCTCGTGGCGGTGAACGTACCACCTCCAAGTTCCAAGCACTACCTCCTACCAGCTCAGACCCCCACCGTCGTCCCGATCGTCTCGCCCTTGACGACCTTGAGAATGTTCCCGGGAACGCCCATGTCGAAGACGATGACCGGCATCTCGCGTTCCTCGCACATGGTGAACGCGGCCATGTCCATGACCTTGAGCCGCTTGTCGATCGCTTCGGTGTAGGTGAGGTTGTCGAACCGCTTGGCGTCGGGGTTGGTCTTGGGGTCGCAGTCATAAATGCCATCGACCTTGGTCGCTTTGAGCAGGGCGTCCGCTTCGATCTCGGCGGCGCGGAGTGCGGCGCAGGTGTCGGTGGTAAAGAACGGGTTGCCCGTGCCGGCCGCGAGGATGATCGCCCGGCCCTTTTCCAGGTGCCGGATCGCCTTGCGACGGATGAACGGCTCGCACACTCGGCTGATGCTGATTGCCGACATCACCCGGACACTCATCTCGTCGCCGGGGTACAACGTCTCCATCGTCTCCTGCAGGGCCAGTGCGTTGATGACCGTCCCGAGCATGCCCATGTAGTCGGCGGTGGTACGGGGGAAGGTGCCGTCCTGGGTGAATTGGGCACCGCGGATGAAGTTGCCGCCGCCACAGACGATCGCGAGCTCCGCGCCGGCCTTCTGCACGTCGACGCACTGCTGGGCGATCTTGTGGAGCTGGTCCCGATCAATACCGAAGCCGCCTTCGCCCGAGAGGGATTCGCCGGAGATTTTCAGCAACACGCGGTTGTACTTGATCGGATGGTCCATGGCCGAATGGTAGCGAAAGGGACGATGGCGGGAACCAAGCCCGTTTCGGCAGACGGCGACCGCTACTGTGGTGCATGCGACCCATTCTCATCGGATATCGCGGTAGCGGAAAGACGACCGTCGGCCGACTGTTGGCCGAGCGGTTGGGCTGCGGCTGGGTCGACACCGACGCGATCATCGAGCAGGACGCCGGCCGAACCGTCGTCGAACTGTTCGAGGACGAGGGCGAAGCACTGTTCCGAGACCGCGAAGGCGACGCACTGCGTGAGGCGTTGCAGATGCCCGAGACCATCATCAGCCTCGGCGGCGGGGCGGTGACGTTCGAGCCGAGCCGTGAGATGCTCAAGCTCTCCGATCGGCCGCGGGTGTATCTGCAATGTACGGTCGAAGAACTCGCCCGCCGGATCGAGACCGACACGTTCAAACGCCCCGCGCTACACGGCACCGACGCCGCGAGTGAAGTCGCAACCGTGCTCGAGCAACGCCTTCACCTTTACGATGCCGTCGCGACCCACACGATCGACGTGACCCACCACACCCCCGAGCACATCGTGACACAGATCGAGCGGTTGCTGCGACAGTGAGAATGCACCAAGCAGCCGGGCGATTACATCGCCCTGGCCACGACGGCTCCGTTTGACACGGAAACGACCGAACCGAGACTGAGCTCGATGCGTCGCCGCATGATCACGCTCCACGCTTACGGCACATGGATGCCCGATAAGCCGAAGGGTTTTGCCCATCGGCAACACGGACTTCTTCCGACAAACCGAGGTCTCGCCGGTGCCTACCGCAAGAATCAAGCCGAAGCGACCGTCTACCTCAACGGCGACATGCAGCGAATGTTGATCGAA
This genomic stretch from Planctomycetota bacterium harbors:
- a CDS encoding methyltransferase domain-containing protein, yielding MANPDWNPDLYLRFERERELPVLDLLHRLADRPVRRGADLGCGPGNSTRHLRRHLGADARLVGVDVDAAMIESARASDVDAKWVHQSINDWAPTEPFDLIFSNAALQWVHGQDALLPRLVECLVPGGQLAAQIPTHTHTAVHQAIHQTIADGPWADDLQHLADTFEIREPSDYFDILTPHADVELWVTEYIHVLDGPDDIVRWIRGSGLRPFLQALRDGQQDDFLNAYTQRIHAAYPQQADGSVLFPFRRLFFIATRAG
- a CDS encoding VOC family protein yields the protein MSPPPSQTMIAIDHVQLTMPQGEEDKARAFFAGVLGMEEVPKPKLMADRGGCWFVSGPVHIHVGVEDDFTPQRKAHPALIVPDLDAMADTLADAGHRVDWDTLTPERRRFHTDDPFGNRIEFLGEGDGFTQKPW
- a CDS encoding GNAT family protein, with amino-acid sequence MKHPTLTTDRLTLRPLGVSDRAEFVRVWTDGREHFRPWFPAEHLSMRPDRLFDDWLNRLAATKRDRNGLRYAAFENGGLVGFFHIANIVMGPLRSGYASWNVAADAIGRGIAVEATTALLRHGFASGLHRIQANVIPSNKPSMRLAERLGFRREGLAKKYLQIAGHWQDHVMFAMLAEEFSP
- a CDS encoding PilZ domain-containing protein, producing MSKGVELSERRLDELVEAIYGKDPDDGQRRSPRVRTSESVLVLPFDNSGAKRSLVAEVWDLSREGIAVLLDMELTKGSSFDIKVPRDGKRDLEMLCEVRHVRPHTDGRYLTGAVFGASWFTSMAAMMQPPPLASGKRGKDAPVARHVRSRVVDP
- a CDS encoding O-methyltransferase, with amino-acid sequence MSDDEQRTLDAWAVDRLGLGDKVLDRAAQRAADAGLPDIAVSSLQGHGLTVLAKIVGAKRILEVGTLAGFSTICLARALPPDGKLITLEIDPTHAEVACDNLQDAGVLDQVEVHIGQAIDTLAKLDPVTDGPIDLTFIDADKENCVVYLEHALRLSRSGSVIVVDNAFRQGRIIDGDTPDVIGMQQLFDAIAANPQLDATALQTAGAKGLDGFILARVR
- the frr gene encoding ribosome recycling factor, whose protein sequence is MPLDDILLEAEEAMDKAVDHLHQELRGIRTGRASPALVENVRVDYYGSPTDLKSIAAITIPEPTQILIRPFSPQDAAAIKKAIDESNLGLNPMIEDKQVRLNLPPMSTERRKQMAAQVKDLGERTKVSLRNTRRDANKHIDAEEKESLLTEDDAKHGKEEVQKLIDEREAKVTENVKHKTDEVMEV
- the pyrH gene encoding UMP kinase, producing the protein MDHPIKYNRVLLKISGESLSGEGGFGIDRDQLHKIAQQCVDVQKAGAELAIVCGGGNFIRGAQFTQDGTFPRTTADYMGMLGTVINALALQETMETLYPGDEMSVRVMSAISISRVCEPFIRRKAIRHLEKGRAIILAAGTGNPFFTTDTCAALRAAEIEADALLKATKVDGIYDCDPKTNPDAKRFDNLTYTEAIDKRLKVMDMAAFTMCEEREMPVIVFDMGVPGNILKVVKGETIGTTVGV
- a CDS encoding shikimate kinase, giving the protein MRPILIGYRGSGKTTVGRLLAERLGCGWVDTDAIIEQDAGRTVVELFEDEGEALFRDREGDALREALQMPETIISLGGGAVTFEPSREMLKLSDRPRVYLQCTVEELARRIETDTFKRPALHGTDAASEVATVLEQRLHLYDAVATHTIDVTHHTPEHIVTQIERLLRQ